One genomic region from Flagellimonas oceani encodes:
- a CDS encoding M56 family metallopeptidase, whose protein sequence is MITYILESLAFQLVFLLAYDLFLKKETFFQWNRAYLLGTFALSLILPWVKIQALQTTMPEELETTTVFLSQLNGVVLGPGTEKAGLLERIPWPYLVLVAGSILATIWFTCKLVQLLRLRNKSVVEHFKEFTKVTVPKSTSAFSFFRNIFIGAEIKGEKEPNILAHELVHVKQLHSLDLLFFELARIVFWFNPLVYIYQNRVAELHEFIADEKAVKQNKAAHFEMLLSEAFHTQNISFVNHFFNKSLIKKRIVMLQKRKSKAVWQLKYVLLLPLVLGMLVYTSCETNKEDNSPESIDDVSLASANEIPFGVIDEVPVFPGCEGAVDKKACFQEKIQEHIRKHFNYPDEAQALGIQGRVSAIFVMDEEGNVVDIKMRGPHELLEEETQRILAKLPKMQPGKHEGKMVKVPFSIPIVFKLQGNDEEEISEQRGERLGVPFANVDEVPVFPGCEDADDKRACFNEQIVKHIKKHFNYPKKAQELSVQGRVSVIFVIGKDGIITDIGKRGPHELLENEAVRIIQRLPKMKPGKHEGETVKVPFAIPITFRLDDNDDNELNKEIQKFGERGDGWVPFTAIDEAPVFPGCENAADKRACFLESIQNHVRKHFRYPQEAQEQGIQGRVAIMFGINANGDIVDIKSKGPSPILEQESHRIIARLPKMKPAQQDGKPADVVFSIPITFKLK, encoded by the coding sequence ATGATTACCTATATATTGGAAAGTTTGGCGTTTCAATTGGTGTTTTTATTGGCCTACGACCTTTTTCTAAAGAAAGAGACCTTTTTTCAATGGAACCGCGCCTACCTGTTGGGTACGTTTGCTCTTTCCCTGATATTGCCTTGGGTAAAGATTCAGGCGCTCCAGACCACTATGCCTGAGGAGTTGGAAACCACCACTGTATTCCTCTCACAACTGAACGGTGTTGTGCTCGGTCCAGGGACGGAAAAAGCTGGTTTACTGGAACGCATTCCGTGGCCCTATTTGGTTTTGGTAGCGGGAAGTATTTTGGCCACCATCTGGTTTACTTGTAAATTGGTTCAACTGCTTAGGCTCCGAAACAAAAGTGTTGTGGAGCATTTTAAAGAATTCACGAAGGTCACCGTACCCAAGAGCACTTCCGCTTTTTCCTTTTTTCGAAATATTTTTATAGGGGCAGAGATTAAAGGGGAAAAAGAGCCCAACATTCTTGCCCATGAATTGGTGCACGTAAAACAATTGCATTCTTTGGACCTGCTCTTTTTTGAGCTGGCCCGAATCGTCTTCTGGTTCAATCCGTTGGTGTACATCTACCAAAATAGGGTTGCGGAGCTTCATGAATTCATTGCCGATGAAAAAGCCGTCAAACAAAACAAGGCGGCACATTTCGAGATGCTGTTGTCAGAAGCGTTCCATACGCAGAACATCAGTTTTGTGAATCATTTTTTTAATAAATCACTAATCAAAAAACGAATAGTCATGTTACAAAAAAGGAAATCTAAAGCCGTTTGGCAATTAAAGTACGTGTTGTTGTTGCCCCTAGTTTTGGGCATGTTGGTTTACACTTCTTGTGAAACGAATAAGGAAGATAACAGTCCTGAATCGATAGATGATGTCTCCTTGGCTTCGGCAAACGAGATTCCATTTGGAGTCATTGATGAAGTACCTGTTTTTCCGGGATGTGAAGGTGCCGTGGATAAAAAGGCTTGCTTCCAAGAAAAAATCCAGGAACACATCCGCAAACATTTTAATTATCCCGATGAAGCACAAGCTTTGGGGATTCAGGGCAGGGTAAGTGCCATTTTTGTCATGGATGAAGAAGGGAATGTGGTCGATATCAAAATGAGAGGCCCACACGAACTGTTGGAAGAAGAAACCCAACGAATTTTAGCAAAGTTGCCAAAAATGCAACCAGGAAAACACGAAGGTAAAATGGTCAAGGTACCTTTTTCCATCCCCATAGTTTTTAAGCTCCAAGGGAATGATGAAGAGGAAATCAGTGAGCAAAGAGGGGAGAGACTTGGGGTTCCGTTTGCGAACGTTGATGAGGTTCCAGTCTTTCCGGGATGTGAAGATGCTGATGATAAAAGAGCTTGCTTCAATGAACAGATTGTGAAGCATATTAAAAAACATTTTAATTACCCTAAAAAAGCTCAAGAATTGAGTGTTCAAGGTAGGGTGAGTGTGATTTTTGTGATTGGGAAAGATGGAATAATTACAGACATAGGGAAGCGTGGCCCACACGAGTTATTGGAAAATGAAGCTGTCAGAATCATACAACGCTTGCCTAAAATGAAACCAGGAAAGCATGAAGGTGAAACAGTAAAAGTTCCTTTCGCTATACCAATAACCTTTAGGTTAGATGACAATGATGACAATGAATTGAACAAAGAGATTCAAAAGTTTGGTGAACGTGGAGATGGTTGGGTTCCCTTTACTGCTATTGATGAGGCTCCTGTTTTTCCGGGGTGCGAAAATGCTGCTGACAAGCGTGCTTGCTTTTTGGAAAGCATACAAAACCATGTGCGTAAACATTTTAGGTATCCTCAAGAAGCACAAGAACAAGGAATACAGGGAAGGGTGGCCATCATGTTCGGTATTAATGCGAATGGGGATATAGTGGATATCAAATCCAAAGGACCAAGTCCCATTTTGGAACAAGAATCGCATAGAATCATCGCAAGATTGCCTAAAATGAAACCAGCACAACAGGATGGAAAACCTGCTGATGTGGTTTTTTCCATTCCCATTACTTTTAAATTAAAATAG
- a CDS encoding tetratricopeptide repeat protein yields the protein MKKIFVLFVFMLFKAGAQTSALSVADSLYALGNYTSAINAYAKVGDEKSNLQIARAYNAIGNYNKAITQYTTIVDQNPKFELARFELGKLLLKTKKYEPALEAFKTLASSKQENPEYFYYLGRTYESFKKADKANKAFKMAVEMDSTHLRSLYALGKYYVGQEIKDSALVYIDKGLQFYEDDVAMINLKALAFYNNGQFQLAIPHFERLLELEEKEAFVYEKLAFCYFRNWEPEKALETYRELSKFPDKQAAAYSGLGEVYFDEKELDSAQYYIEKSIEERMTSFPREYADLGRIARLKGQTKKSMDYYVKAWEENKDDYYNYYQVCILADEYYKAPKTRLNYYEKFLEMYTEAVPWLKERVQNRISEIKEEIHFAGN from the coding sequence TTGAAAAAGATATTTGTTCTCTTTGTATTTATGCTTTTTAAAGCCGGTGCACAAACATCGGCTTTGTCCGTTGCAGATAGTCTGTATGCGCTGGGGAATTATACCTCGGCCATCAATGCATATGCAAAGGTTGGGGACGAGAAATCAAATCTACAAATAGCGCGAGCTTACAATGCCATTGGCAATTATAACAAGGCCATTACCCAATACACGACCATTGTGGACCAAAACCCTAAATTTGAACTGGCACGATTCGAGTTGGGCAAGTTGCTTTTGAAAACTAAAAAGTATGAGCCTGCGTTGGAAGCATTCAAAACCTTGGCTTCTTCAAAACAAGAAAACCCTGAGTATTTCTATTATTTGGGAAGAACTTATGAATCTTTCAAAAAAGCGGATAAAGCCAATAAGGCTTTCAAGATGGCCGTGGAAATGGACAGTACCCATTTGCGTAGTCTATACGCCTTGGGCAAATATTATGTAGGCCAGGAAATAAAGGATTCTGCCTTGGTTTATATCGATAAAGGCCTTCAATTTTATGAAGATGATGTGGCCATGATCAACTTAAAAGCGTTGGCTTTTTACAACAATGGACAATTCCAACTCGCCATTCCACATTTTGAACGATTGTTGGAATTGGAGGAGAAGGAGGCTTTTGTCTACGAGAAACTGGCCTTTTGTTACTTCCGTAACTGGGAACCGGAAAAAGCCTTGGAAACCTATCGTGAATTGAGCAAATTTCCAGATAAACAGGCTGCTGCCTATTCGGGATTGGGCGAAGTGTATTTTGATGAAAAGGAGTTGGACAGTGCACAATACTATATCGAAAAATCCATTGAGGAGCGAATGACTTCCTTTCCACGAGAATATGCAGACCTTGGCCGCATAGCTCGACTCAAGGGACAGACGAAAAAATCGATGGATTACTATGTAAAAGCTTGGGAAGAGAACAAGGACGATTATTACAACTATTACCAAGTCTGTATTTTGGCCGACGAATACTATAAAGCTCCCAAAACACGCTTAAATTATTATGAAAAGTTCCTCGAGATGTACACTGAAGCAGTGCCTTGGCTCAAGGAACGGGTCCAAAACCGTATTTCAGAAATAAAGGAGGAAATCCATTTTGCCGGTAACTGA
- the ruvC gene encoding crossover junction endodeoxyribonuclease RuvC yields the protein MATEKIILGIDPGTTVMGFGIIKVINKQMHFVQMNELMLRKYDDPYVKLKLIFERTLELIDTYHPDEIAIEAPFYGKNVQSMLKLGRAQGVAMAAGLSREIPITEYMPKKIKMAITGNGNASKEQVARMLQSVLKLKSLPKNLDSTDGLAAAVCHFYNEGRVEVGKSYTGWEAFIKQNPNKVKKQ from the coding sequence TTGGCTACAGAGAAAATTATATTGGGGATAGACCCCGGAACCACGGTTATGGGTTTCGGCATCATCAAGGTGATCAACAAACAGATGCATTTTGTGCAGATGAACGAGTTGATGCTCCGAAAATATGATGACCCCTATGTAAAACTCAAACTTATTTTTGAACGTACCTTGGAGCTCATCGACACCTATCACCCCGATGAAATTGCCATTGAAGCTCCGTTTTACGGCAAAAATGTGCAGTCGATGCTCAAGTTGGGCCGGGCACAGGGGGTGGCGATGGCCGCAGGATTATCCAGAGAGATACCGATTACGGAGTATATGCCCAAAAAGATAAAAATGGCCATCACCGGCAATGGAAATGCCAGTAAGGAACAGGTAGCCCGAATGCTCCAGAGCGTCCTCAAATTGAAATCCTTGCCCAAAAATCTCGACAGTACCGATGGATTGGCCGCAGCCGTGTGTCATTTCTACAACGAGGGTAGGGTAGAGGTCGGAAAAAGCTATACGGGCTGGGAGGCTTTTATCAAACAAAACCCAAACAAGGTTAAAAAGCAATAA
- a CDS encoding four helix bundle protein: MQRENPLMKKSYDFALETVRLYKTIVSSKREYVLSKQMLRSGTSIGANISEANGAISTADFSAKISIAYKESLEVKYWLALLKDSDYISKEIAKSLISKADELSKIMFSILKTTKRAK; this comes from the coding sequence ATGCAAAGAGAAAATCCCTTAATGAAGAAATCTTATGATTTCGCTTTGGAAACTGTTAGATTGTATAAGACCATAGTATCTTCAAAACGAGAATATGTGCTGTCCAAACAAATGTTAAGATCAGGCACTTCTATTGGAGCAAATATTTCCGAAGCAAACGGAGCGATTTCAACAGCTGATTTTTCGGCAAAAATATCCATAGCGTACAAGGAGAGTTTGGAAGTAAAATATTGGTTGGCTCTTTTAAAAGATTCAGATTACATTTCAAAGGAAATCGCTAAGTCTTTAATTTCGAAAGCGGACGAGCTATCCAAAATAATGTTCTCCATTCTGAAAACCACAAAAAGAGCCAAATGA
- the hemW gene encoding radical SAM family heme chaperone HemW translates to MSGIYIHIPFCKQACHYCDFYFSTQLGKKEVMVSAIAKELELRKSEVDDQVETIYFGGGTPSVLSYEEIEFLIQAVYDNYKVIDRPEITLEANPDDLSNNRIIQLSNSSINRLSIGIQSFFDEDLKLMNRAHNASEAEKCIQAATQYFDNITIDLIYGIPGMDNERWRANIQKALDFGLRHISSYALTVEPRTALKKFIEIGIVPDVDDEQAQEQFYILVDRLEAEGFVNYEISNFGKPDFFSKNNTAYWLGKRYLGVGPSAHSFDGKQRSWNIRNNPTYIKKINEGELPSEIEILSTTDRYNEYVMTGLRTIWGVDLDRTASEFGENYLKYLNQQAAKYLAQDLLVIANGKLLTTKKGKFLADGIASDLFMINLK, encoded by the coding sequence ATGTCTGGAATTTATATCCACATTCCATTTTGCAAGCAGGCTTGCCATTATTGTGATTTTTATTTCTCCACACAACTGGGAAAAAAGGAAGTTATGGTCAGCGCCATTGCCAAAGAACTGGAGCTGCGGAAATCGGAGGTGGATGATCAAGTGGAAACCATTTATTTTGGCGGAGGGACCCCATCGGTTTTATCCTATGAAGAAATTGAATTTTTGATACAGGCGGTGTATGATAATTACAAAGTAATTGACCGTCCGGAAATCACCTTGGAAGCCAACCCTGATGATTTATCCAACAATCGGATAATCCAACTATCCAACAGTTCGATCAACCGTCTCAGTATCGGTATTCAATCCTTTTTTGATGAAGATTTAAAGTTGATGAACCGGGCCCACAATGCTTCCGAAGCGGAGAAATGTATCCAAGCAGCTACGCAGTATTTTGATAACATCACCATTGATTTGATTTACGGAATCCCTGGAATGGATAACGAACGGTGGAGGGCGAACATCCAAAAGGCGTTGGACTTTGGACTGCGGCACATTTCGAGCTATGCATTGACGGTGGAGCCGAGAACCGCCCTGAAAAAATTCATTGAAATAGGAATTGTTCCCGATGTCGATGATGAGCAGGCACAAGAGCAGTTTTACATTCTGGTCGATAGGTTGGAGGCCGAAGGTTTTGTGAACTATGAAATCTCCAATTTTGGAAAACCTGATTTTTTCTCCAAAAACAACACCGCCTACTGGTTGGGCAAAAGGTATTTGGGAGTCGGGCCATCGGCTCATTCTTTTGATGGTAAACAGCGCAGCTGGAACATTCGGAACAACCCGACGTATATCAAAAAAATTAACGAAGGCGAATTGCCTAGCGAAATTGAAATCCTTTCCACAACGGACCGATACAACGAATATGTGATGACCGGCCTACGCACTATTTGGGGTGTGGATTTGGATAGGACTGCATCGGAGTTTGGGGAGAATTATCTTAAATACCTTAACCAACAAGCGGCCAAATATCTAGCGCAGGATTTATTGGTTATAGCCAATGGAAAATTGCTTACCACTAAAAAAGGCAAGTTTTTGGCGGATGGAATTGCATCCGACCTTTTTATGATTAATTTAAAGTAG
- a CDS encoding cyclase family protein, whose product MIATIKHNSRNYKIDLTKPLDISISLKGGDKNVNAWYLDPPKIAPHEEDGFIGKVSEGASTNFNDIWFNPHSHVTHTECLGHISEEFNSINKKLKQFFFLAEVITVAPEQAGEDFIISEKQIKYALGNKKRQAVVIRTMPNLGYKRSKKYSDTNPTYLTEAAAKYMVKKGVEHLLIDLPSVDKERDGGELLAHKAFWNMGGKPRTKATITEFIYVPNPVEDGTYFLNLQVAPFENDASPSRPVLFKIEDQ is encoded by the coding sequence TTGATTGCCACAATAAAGCACAACTCCCGAAACTATAAAATAGATCTGACAAAACCCCTGGATATCTCCATATCGCTAAAAGGTGGTGACAAAAACGTGAACGCCTGGTACTTGGACCCACCAAAAATAGCACCGCACGAGGAGGATGGTTTTATAGGAAAGGTGTCCGAGGGCGCATCCACCAATTTCAACGATATCTGGTTCAACCCACATTCGCATGTAACGCATACGGAATGTCTGGGGCATATATCCGAGGAGTTCAATTCCATCAACAAAAAACTGAAGCAATTTTTCTTCTTGGCCGAGGTAATTACCGTAGCACCCGAGCAAGCAGGGGAAGATTTTATCATCTCCGAAAAGCAAATAAAATACGCTTTGGGCAACAAAAAAAGACAGGCGGTGGTCATTAGGACGATGCCCAATTTGGGATACAAGCGCTCTAAAAAATACTCGGATACCAATCCAACATATTTAACCGAGGCTGCCGCCAAGTATATGGTAAAAAAAGGAGTGGAGCATTTGCTTATCGACCTTCCGTCCGTGGATAAGGAGCGGGACGGGGGCGAGCTTTTGGCGCACAAGGCCTTTTGGAACATGGGCGGAAAGCCCAGGACAAAAGCTACCATTACGGAATTTATCTATGTGCCCAACCCGGTTGAGGATGGTACTTATTTCTTAAACTTGCAAGTAGCGCCTTTTGAAAATGATGCCAGCCCCAGCAGGCCTGTTTTATTTAAAATTGAAGACCAATAA
- a CDS encoding DUF4260 domain-containing protein: MKTTLKLEELMMFVLGIYLFALLDYAWWWFFVLILTPDIGMLGYLFGNRAGAFCYNLFHHKGIAMLIYLAGSYFSIPLCQLIGVILFSHSALDRMFGYGLKYDKGFKFTHLGEIGK; this comes from the coding sequence ATGAAAACGACACTCAAGTTGGAAGAATTAATGATGTTTGTGTTGGGCATCTATCTTTTTGCTTTGTTGGATTACGCTTGGTGGTGGTTTTTCGTATTGATTTTAACTCCGGATATTGGAATGTTGGGCTACCTTTTCGGAAACAGGGCAGGGGCTTTTTGTTATAACCTGTTCCACCATAAAGGCATTGCGATGCTAATATATTTAGCAGGCTCTTACTTTTCCATACCTTTATGCCAATTGATCGGAGTAATCCTATTTTCGCACTCCGCTTTGGATAGAATGTTCGGTTACGGATTAAAATATGACAAAGGATTCAAGTTCACCCATTTGGGTGAAATAGGCAAATAA
- a CDS encoding DUF4230 domain-containing protein codes for MGEVVDIVLGLVLGAILMYWVYSLFRKKRNKEITEEQSTVILNKIRSVCKLVSVEGDFAEIYHYENTKDSFMSLFRSKKKALIVIKAKAHIGYDLNKLDMRAENDKKKIILSHFPEPEVLSIEPDLQFYDIKNGIFNSFSPTDLTNLNQEAKEHIKQKIPESGLMETAKKEALQAVLVVEKIVETIGWTLDYSALEISNREKQFLEE; via the coding sequence ATGGGTGAAGTTGTAGATATAGTTTTAGGGTTGGTTTTGGGCGCAATATTGATGTATTGGGTATATTCGCTGTTTCGTAAAAAACGAAACAAGGAAATCACCGAAGAGCAGTCCACTGTAATCCTCAACAAGATACGTAGTGTTTGCAAACTCGTTTCCGTTGAAGGTGATTTTGCCGAAATCTATCATTACGAGAACACCAAGGACAGTTTTATGAGCCTGTTCCGGAGCAAAAAAAAGGCACTGATCGTAATCAAGGCAAAGGCGCACATCGGCTACGATTTGAACAAACTGGACATGAGGGCCGAAAATGATAAAAAGAAAATCATTCTAAGCCATTTTCCCGAGCCCGAAGTATTGTCCATAGAGCCGGACCTGCAATTTTATGACATTAAAAATGGTATCTTCAACAGCTTTTCGCCTACAGATCTAACCAATCTCAACCAAGAGGCCAAAGAGCACATCAAACAGAAAATACCAGAAAGCGGACTGATGGAAACCGCAAAAAAAGAAGCATTACAGGCCGTTTTGGTCGTGGAGAAAATCGTAGAGACCATAGGGTGGACGTTGGATTATTCCGCCTTGGAAATATCAAATAGAGAAAAACAATTTTTAGAAGAATAG
- a CDS encoding Dabb family protein — MKTKIITLLLVGVLASSCVEIKNDMNNNFDHTFAHVVYFWFKNPDSQEARDTFEASLTKFLNNSEYAKTKFIGKPPKAIRDVVDDSFTYSLILSFESAEDQAAYQDEAPHKVFIEECEDLWEKVIVYDSQGIQQ, encoded by the coding sequence ATGAAAACAAAAATCATAACCTTGCTGTTGGTAGGCGTATTGGCCTCCAGTTGTGTAGAAATCAAAAACGATATGAACAATAATTTCGATCACACTTTTGCCCATGTGGTATATTTCTGGTTCAAAAATCCGGATAGTCAAGAGGCCAGGGATACTTTTGAAGCATCCTTGACCAAATTTTTGAACAATTCCGAGTATGCAAAGACCAAATTCATAGGCAAGCCACCAAAGGCGATTCGCGATGTGGTGGATGATTCGTTCACCTATTCCCTGATTCTCTCTTTTGAATCCGCCGAAGATCAGGCCGCCTATCAAGACGAAGCACCGCACAAGGTATTTATTGAAGAGTGTGAGGACCTTTGGGAAAAAGTCATCGTTTACGACTCGCAGGGCATCCAACAATGA
- a CDS encoding MmcQ/YjbR family DNA-binding protein encodes MNVEELREICISKKGATEEFPFDESTLVFKVMGKMFVLVPLERLPPQCNLKCDPERAETLREEYDGTITPGYHMSKKHWNTLLLEQLPPQLIKDLVDHSYELVVSGLTKKLQQELQNLG; translated from the coding sequence ATGAATGTTGAGGAGTTAAGGGAAATTTGTATCTCCAAAAAAGGGGCGACAGAGGAGTTTCCTTTTGATGAAAGTACGTTGGTGTTCAAGGTCATGGGCAAAATGTTTGTCCTAGTGCCCTTGGAGCGCCTCCCGCCCCAATGCAATTTAAAATGTGACCCCGAAAGGGCAGAGACGCTTCGGGAAGAATATGATGGCACCATCACTCCGGGCTACCACATGAGCAAAAAGCATTGGAACACCCTGCTCTTGGAACAGCTCCCGCCCCAATTGATCAAAGATTTAGTAGACCATTCCTACGAATTGGTCGTATCTGGATTAACCAAAAAACTTCAACAAGAGCTACAAAATTTAGGTTGA
- a CDS encoding MutS-related protein, whose translation MQDLQGFFSSQQEKHQQELQQVKKKLGLLATLRLSVFVALALGIYFLWGTTAIFVLLPLGIVLFLFLVTRFSNVKRHKEYLQRLIVINGTELDILSRKFHHLPDGKEFLKPDHPYAQDLDVFGRGSFYQYTNRTTLVQGSEVFANLLLDGYPKDIAKKQAAIQELAQLPEWRQHFSALAGETEPKISPDVVSYWMKNHKSFIPKWGGMVPVIFASLSLILIAMAFWGWVPESLILFWYFLGVGAVGRYAKKILAFTAKVSEAQDTIQQHQRLISELEEHTFNSELLQELQKKLVVEGERTSKILKRFSQSMTMLEQQFNLVISMFAQGLGLYSVYYAFQIESWIGKHGQDVEGWFAAIAQFDAYITLGTYAFNHPEHTYPNLVGGNIVMQGKDIGHPLVDSRKNILNDFEIEKGRFCIVTGANMAGKSTFLRAVGLQIVMANMGLPIMGKEVLYNPVRLLTSMRSSDSLADETSYFYAELKRLKYIVEELEKDDCFVILDEILKGTNSVDKAEGSKKFVERLVRNGSTGMVATHDLSLCTLADELPEVENRYFDAQILDGELYFDYKFKEGVCQNMNASFLLRKMDIIKD comes from the coding sequence ATGCAGGATTTACAAGGTTTTTTTAGTTCTCAACAAGAGAAGCACCAACAGGAGCTTCAGCAGGTAAAAAAGAAATTGGGGCTGTTGGCCACGTTGCGATTATCAGTTTTTGTGGCTTTGGCGCTCGGGATTTATTTTCTGTGGGGGACTACGGCCATTTTTGTGCTGTTGCCCCTCGGTATAGTGCTGTTTTTGTTTTTGGTCACTCGGTTCAGCAATGTTAAGCGGCATAAGGAATATCTGCAACGGCTCATTGTCATCAATGGCACCGAGTTGGATATTTTGTCGCGTAAGTTTCACCATTTGCCCGATGGAAAGGAGTTTTTAAAGCCCGATCATCCGTATGCGCAGGATTTGGATGTTTTTGGACGGGGCTCCTTTTATCAATATACCAACCGGACTACTTTGGTGCAGGGAAGTGAGGTGTTCGCTAACCTTCTATTGGACGGTTATCCAAAGGATATAGCAAAAAAACAAGCAGCTATTCAAGAGTTGGCCCAATTGCCCGAGTGGCGACAACATTTTTCGGCATTGGCAGGTGAGACCGAGCCCAAGATCTCTCCGGATGTGGTTTCCTATTGGATGAAAAACCACAAATCCTTTATACCCAAATGGGGCGGGATGGTCCCCGTTATTTTTGCGTCGTTATCCCTTATATTGATCGCCATGGCTTTTTGGGGATGGGTGCCGGAAAGCTTAATCCTGTTTTGGTATTTTTTAGGTGTCGGGGCCGTGGGTCGCTACGCAAAGAAAATTTTGGCATTTACAGCAAAAGTATCGGAGGCGCAGGATACCATCCAACAGCACCAACGATTGATCTCCGAACTGGAGGAGCATACGTTCAATTCGGAATTGCTGCAAGAACTTCAAAAAAAATTGGTGGTCGAGGGAGAAAGGACCTCTAAAATATTGAAGCGCTTCTCGCAAAGTATGACCATGCTCGAACAGCAGTTCAACTTGGTGATATCAATGTTCGCACAGGGACTGGGTCTATATAGTGTGTATTATGCTTTTCAAATTGAATCTTGGATAGGGAAGCACGGGCAAGATGTGGAAGGTTGGTTTGCGGCCATTGCCCAGTTTGATGCCTACATTACACTTGGTACCTATGCCTTTAACCATCCGGAACATACCTATCCAAATTTAGTGGGCGGCAATATCGTGATGCAAGGAAAAGACATAGGACACCCTTTGGTGGATTCCCGAAAGAACATTTTAAACGATTTTGAGATAGAAAAGGGACGTTTTTGTATTGTTACCGGTGCCAACATGGCGGGGAAGAGTACTTTTTTACGTGCTGTTGGACTTCAGATCGTGATGGCGAACATGGGCTTGCCCATAATGGGAAAGGAAGTGCTGTACAATCCTGTGCGGTTATTGACCAGCATGCGTTCTTCGGATTCGTTGGCGGATGAGACCTCGTATTTTTACGCGGAGCTCAAACGCTTAAAATACATTGTGGAAGAGCTGGAAAAAGATGATTGTTTTGTAATTCTCGACGAAATACTGAAGGGAACCAATAGTGTGGACAAGGCCGAAGGTTCAAAGAAATTTGTGGAGCGATTGGTACGGAACGGTTCCACGGGGATGGTGGCTACCCACGATTTGAGCCTGTGCACCCTTGCCGATGAGCTTCCAGAGGTGGAAAACCGCTATTTTGATGCCCAGATCTTGGACGGTGAACTCTATTTTGATTATAAGTTCAAAGAAGGGGTCTGCCAGAATATGAACGCCTCTTTCTTACTTAGAAAGATGGACATTATAAAGGATTAG